The DNA sequence AAAGTTGCCATCTTTTCGgaaattttctctctctctctctctttttttttgtttttttggcTGCTGATCGTGAATTGTAATGTTCCAATTATATGAACTTGAGTAGAAGATTACATGAGTTTCTTTTGGGAATTGGTGTTTTTATTAACTTGCAATCTAGCTTGCTGCTCAAATTCAAATGTATGAATTTAGTTTGTGAAGGGTGATGGTCATTCTTTACTCTCATGTTTTTCTGATTGATGAATTAGTAATTTCGCATTCTCGAGGGATCTTGATAACGTAATTTTGGTGAAATTGTCCAAAAAATGTTCTGCTTCCACATGACCTGCATCTTGCCTTCAATAATTTTGTTTGACAGGATCTCTTGCCAAGCTAGTTTACTTCACCAAAAATGATGAGCATATTGTTGGTAGTGAAAAGAAAAAATCCCCGGTGAAGGCTTCGGGGATCTCCAACAGCAGTAGAAACAGTCCTGTTCTTAATGGAAGGCTCAATTTCAAGAAGTTTGAAACAAGCAAGATTAATGATTGTTTAGAGTTTATCAACAGCATGAAACTTCACCTTGGAGGTGTGTACAAAattgttgttctttgttttttgaAACTCCGATGCTGTTTTGTTTAATTCAGGTATTCAAAGTTTATGTGGCTTGTaaccaattcaattagcaatATTTATCAAGTCTTTTAGGGTTTTGATCAGCTAGAATGCTGACCTGAgcttcctcactgggaattcCCCCTTCAGTCCTTCCTATTCTTGCTAAATTCTTTTAgtccttttttaatttttttcctttacTTGCGTTCTGCATAATATGTCATAGAAGTCTTAACTGTCTGTCAATGGTACATAGGTAATGAGAAACTTAACCTAAGGATAGCTAGTCTTTGATCaggaaattaatcttgatttaAGTCTGCTAATGCTAAGGTGGTAGATATGCTTCATAAAATTCAACTTCAGTTTCACTGCAATGACTTACAAACTGATGGATACCCCTCTAGCGCACACGCACAAACACACGCGCGTGTCCGCACACTGATATAATTCTTACAGGGATTACTACCAAACATCTCAAGTTGTCTAAAACCAATCTTGGGGTCATTCTGAAATTTTATTGCTGCTTAGCTATATCTTTTCAGTTGATTGCAATGGTGATGAATGCAGGTTGTCAGCAGCCAGAAAGTCCTGGAAGCCAGACGATAACTATTAAGGTAATCAAACAAATTAGTAGGATTGAAAGTTTATTAGTAGTTTCCAAAGGTAAACACATATGCCCAAGCTTAGGGAGATATTTCGCATGAAAATATTTGGCTTTACAAAATACTTGATTAGTCTTAAGGCACTTGAATTTACATTATctagttcttaagaatgaaaaACTATTGGTGCAAAGGCCACAGGTGGTGGTGCATACAAATATGCAGACCTCTTCAAGGAAAAGTTCGGAATCAGTCTTGACAAGGAAGATGAAATGGATTGTCTTGTTGCAGGAGCAAATTTTCTTCTTGAGGTAGGATCCTGTTATTTTGAATATTCTTTTATTTGCTATTTAGTCAACAAACAACTAGAAATTCATATTTAGTTTTCCTCCAAGTTAGCCACGATTATTGTATGACTGAATGCTTTAATATTTAGAATCTCTATGCACTTGTTGTAGAAGTGAATATGATTTCTTGTAATTGCCATATTTGTTGAtttgttatattttaatatatttttccTTCCAAGTTTATTTTATCTCCTTTTTGGAGCCTTGGGTATACAGTAGGCTTCTTTACTTGTTTGGAGTATGGGTGTGCGACATTTCGGTTTTCCTTCATCAATGATTGTATGGAAATATATGAATTTGCTTGTGATGTTCATTTGGTTTGGGTGGGGCTCGTACGCTGTCTTTTTGGTGTGCTATAAATTAGTTATGCGGTCATGTTCTCTAAACAAAACTCTTGTCCCtcattttctcttctttcaatAGACCATCCACCAGGAAGCGTTTACCTATATGGGCAATCAAAAGCAATTTGTATGGATTGACAAGAATGATCTATATCCCTATCTTCTTGTTAATATTGGATCCGGTGTTGGCATGATCAAGGTAGTTAAATGCAAGCTACATTATTTTCCCTATTGCTTTCCAAATATTTACTGTTTTTTAAGCACTTCAAGTAGTCTTTACGATTTTCATATAGGTGGAAGGAGATGGGAAGTTTGAGCGAGTTAGTGGAACAAGTATAGGTGGAGGCACTTTCTGGGGTTTAGGAAAGCTTTTAACTAAGTGCAAGAGGTTAATTTTTTGTGGTTAAATTCATTATTGATCTATATATAGACTCATAGGATTAACATAAATCCATTAATTTGCATTTTGTTTCAGTTTTGATGAGTTGCTGGACTTAAGTTATCGGGGGAACAACAGAGCAGTGGATATGCTTGTTGGAGATATTTATGGTGGAATGGACTATTCAAAGGTATGAC is a window from the Arachis stenosperma cultivar V10309 chromosome 3, arast.V10309.gnm1.PFL2, whole genome shotgun sequence genome containing:
- the LOC130968549 gene encoding pantothenate kinase 2, which encodes MDPRRAETGKNSDQIQSGHVYHLALDIGGSLAKLVYFTKNDEHIVGSEKKKSPVKASGISNSSRNSPVLNGRLNFKKFETSKINDCLEFINSMKLHLGGCQQPESPGSQTITIKATGGGAYKYADLFKEKFGISLDKEDEMDCLVAGANFLLETIHQEAFTYMGNQKQFVWIDKNDLYPYLLVNIGSGVGMIKVEGDGKFERVSGTSIGGGTFWGLGKLLTKCKSFDELLDLSYRGNNRAVDMLVGDIYGGMDYSKIGLSSTTIASSFGRAISENKERDDYKPEDIARSLLRMISNNIGQISYLTALRFGLKRIFFGGFFIRRHPFTMDTLSVAVNFWSKGEAKAMFLQHEGFLGAVGAFMSSDKHGLKELLANQKVERPPSKLSFSLDQTQVPQQDGELNGDESIECSVYGA